The Arctopsyche grandis isolate Sample6627 chromosome 7, ASM5162203v2, whole genome shotgun sequence genome includes a window with the following:
- the Daao2 gene encoding D-amino acid oxidase 2, translating to MKKVLIIGAGVSGLGSAIRIKEKFPDFKVTIATKDITPNTTGDGSAGLWGPFILGSTPDDKVVQWSRETHDFFLYLWREGLAGSCLIPCLRVDKTKNPLPSWKHVVFGFKELNEVELEVWKSIYSMDDIQSAFSFVTFTCEPKHLLKYLMDRFYKLGGKIVQREIKSIDNLSDEDYDIIINCSGLGAKYIVPDPKVIPVRGQVARVKAPWIYHVLLDESDDGNYIIPNTDTVVLGGTHQENDFNTNICKEDSKFIRQGCEHIVPGLKNIETLFEWVGLRPGRDSVRLESGSMRNNKSKLIIHNYGHGGSGVTLFWGCAREVVDILTSALDETSKSKL from the exons ATGAAAAAAGTTTTGATAATCGGTGCAGGTGTATCCGGATTAGGATCCGCCATAAGAATCAAGGAAAAATTTCCTGATTTCAAG GTGACAATCGCTACAAAAGATATCACTCCAAATACAACCGGAGATGGATCAGCCGGACTTTGGGGCCCGTTTATCTTGGGCAGCACTCCAGATGATAAAGTTGT ACAATGGAGTCGTGAAACGCATgacttttttctatatttatggAGAGAAGGACTTGCAGGATCGTGTCTCATACCTTGTCTACGAGTAGACAAAACTAAAAATCCACTACCTTCATGGAAACACGTCGTATTTGGTTTCAAAGAATTAAACGAAGTTGAACTTGAAGTTTGGAAATCGATTTATTCAATGGACGACATCCA ATCAGCGTTTTCTTTTGTGACGTTTACTTGTGAACCGAAGCatcttttgaaatatttaatggaTAGATTCTACAAGCTCGGAGGAAAAATTGTTcaacgagaaataaaatcaattgatAATTTGTCGGACGAAGactatgatataataataaattgctcGGGATTGGGGGCAAAATATATCGTACCTGATCCAAAGGTTATTCCCGTGAGAGGGCAAGTTGCAAGA GTAAAGGCTCCGTGGATTTATCACGTATTACTTGATGAATCTGATGATGGAAATTATATCATaccaaa tACTGACACTGTAGTTTTGGGTGGTACTCATCAAGAAAATGACTTCAATACTAATATTTGCAAAGAAGATAGCAAATTCATTAGACAAGGTTGTGAACACATAGTTCCGGGACTAAAA AATATTGAAACATTATTTGAATGGGTAGGATTGAGACCCGGCCGTGATAGTGTACGCTTGGAGAGTGGTAGTAtgagaaataataaatcaaaattaatcatACACAATTACGGTCACGGTGGCAGTGGGGTGACTCTATTTTGGGGCTGTGCAAGAGAAGTAGTTGACATACTTACTAGCGCATTAGACGAAACATCTAAAAGTaaactataa
- the LOC143914940 gene encoding transcription initiation factor TFIID subunit 6-like isoform X1 → MGSIGEGGGGSGVSSSSGMSCLSAESIKVMGEGSGAPALGDEAARELAEDVSFKVRAVLQDALHFMHHARRQRCLPDDINHALRLRNIEPQYGFVQKDFTPFRFASGGGRELHFMEEKELDLNEILSSAAPKIPLDVSLRAHWLCVDGVQPTVPENPPPNNKDLQKLESVDPLTKLTKTNDKDAAGKPGSGKMHKLKNVETVHVKQLATHELSVEQQLYYKEITEACVGSDEAKRAEALQSLACDPGLHEMLPRMCTFISEGVKVNVVQNNLALLIYLMRMVKALLDNQSLYLEKYLHELIPSVSTCIVSRQLCMRPEMDNHWALRDFASRLMAQICKNFNTSTNNVQTRVTRLFSKALNPPPPIGEVMGGKELSSAEKLSQQNERTPLASLYGAIQGLSELGAEVIKVFIIPRVKWIGDRIESNIDAPVNADKLAAGHIKHLLVKVLPPVIKTVRNPPDQIDDYRRDFGYLGTTLYNIVSKNRMTPSTTPSTTSGGTTPTTPSATPLSVTVVASTPNIVPPPPTPTFQRQTSFPAAVTSGRTVVVNPSTPPIGRALASVAASAVQSPAQKYVILTQKPPAAVQQQQQQPTASVVKTVGGVGNVGQGQKLVVVCMPTSSHTQSTSVSQAPVSMVPKPIYIGQGNAPPPPELDDLSHLA, encoded by the exons ATGGGGTCGATCGGCGAGGGGGGCGGCGGCAGCGGCGTGTCGAGCTCGTCGGGCATGTCGTGCCTCTCCGCCGAGAGCATCAAAGTGATGGGGGAGGGCAGTGGCGCGCCGGCCCTCGGCGACGAAGCGGCTCGCGAGCTGGCCGAGGACGTGTCTTTCAAAGTGCGCGCGGTGCTGCAGGACGCACTCCACTTCATGCACCACGCCCGCCGCCAGCGCTGTCTGCCCGACGACATCAACCACGCTCTCCGACTCCGCAACATCGAG CCGCAGTATGGATTCGTTCAAAAAGATTTCACGCCCTTCCGTTTCGCTTCGGGCGGTGGCCGAGAGCTGCACTTCATGGAAGAGAAAGAGCTGGATCTGAACGAAATATTATCGAGTGCAGCACCGAAAATTCCATTGGACGTGTCGTTACGAGCTCATTGGCTTTGCGTCGACGGCGTGCAGCCGACAGTGCCTGAAAATCCACCTCCAAACAACAAAGACTTGCAAAAACTCGAATCCGTCGATCCACTCACTAAACTCACAAAGACTAATGACAAGGACGCCGCcg GTAAACCTGGAAGTGGTAAAATGCACAAATTGAAGAACGTGGAAACAGTCCACGTAAAACAGTTGGCAACTCACGAATTGAGCGTAGAACAGCAACTATACTACAAGGAAATAACCGAAGCTTGTGTCGGATCTGACGAAGCCAAAAGAGCT GAAGCACTCCAATCCTTGGCGTGCGATCCCGGTCTTCACGAGATGCTTCCGAGAATGTGCACTTTCATTTCGGAAGGCGTTAAAGTAAACGTTGTGCAAAACAATCTCGCTCTACTCATATATCTTATGAGAATGGTGAAAGCGCTATTAGACAATCAATCACTGTAcctagaaaaatat CTGCATGAATTGATCCCGTCAGTTTCGACGTGTATTGTTTCTCGACAACTTTGCATGCGACCTGAAATGGATAACCATTGGGCTTTGAGAGACTTTGCATCCAGACTCATGGCTCAAATTTGCAAAAACTTCAACACGTCGACGAACAATGTTCAAACTAGAGTTACAAG ATTGTTCAGCAAGGCTTTGAATCCGCCGCCACCAATCGGAGAGGTGATGGGAGGAAAGGAACTGTCTAGTGCTGAAAAACTGTCCCAGCAAAATGAAAGAACGCCACTGGCATCGCTCTACGGTGCTATACAAGGTCTTTCCGAACTCGGCGCTGAAGTCATCAAG GTGTTTATAATTCCACGGGTGAAATGGATCGGCGACAGAATCGAATCGAACATAGACGCGCCTGTCAACGCTGACAAGTTGGCGGCGGGTCATATTAAACATCTGTTGGTGAAAGTCCTACCACCTGTGATTAAAACCGTACGAAATCCGCCTGACCAAATTGACGATTATAG acGAGACTTTGGCTATTTGGGGACGACCTTGTACAATATTGTATCTAAGAATCGAATGACACCATCCACTACGCCGAGCACGACGAGTGGAGGCACCACTCCGACGACACCTTCAGCGACTCCTCTCTCCGTAACAGTGGTGGCTTCGACGCCAAACATTGTACCACCTCCTCCGACGCCGACGTTTCAGCGACAGACTTCATTCCCTGCAG CTGTAACTTCGGGTAGGACGGTTGTCGTGAACCCTTCGACTCCGCCGATCGGCAGAGCGCTCGCTTCGGTCGCCGCCAGCGCTGTCCAATCTCCGGCGCAGAAGTATGTCATACTCACTCAAAAACCACCTGCTGCTGTTcagcaacagcaacaacaaCCGACT GCTAGTGTAGTTAAAACTGTTGGTGGTGTGGGAAATGTTGGACAAGGTCAAAAACTAGTAGTTGTATGCATGCCAACCTCGTCCCACACACAATCGACATCGGTTAGTCAG gCTCCTGTGTCGATGGTGCCGAAGCCAATTTACATCGGACAAGGCAATGCACCGCCTCCTCCCGAGTTGGATGATTTATCTCACCTGGCGTAG
- the LOC143914940 gene encoding transcription initiation factor TFIID subunit 6-like isoform X2 translates to MGSIGEGGGGSGVSSSSGMSCLSAESIKVMGEGSGAPALGDEAARELAEDVSFKVRAVLQDALHFMHHARRQRCLPDDINHALRLRNIEPQYGFVQKDFTPFRFASGGGRELHFMEEKELDLNEILSSAAPKIPLDVSLRAHWLCVDGVQPTVPENPPPNNKDLQKLESVDPLTKLTKTNDKDAAGKPGSGKMHKLKNVETVHVKQLATHELSVEQQLYYKEITEACVGSDEAKRAEALQSLACDPGLHEMLPRMCTFISEGVKVNVVQNNLALLIYLMRMVKALLDNQSLYLEKYLHELIPSVSTCIVSRQLCMRPEMDNHWALRDFASRLMAQICKNFNTSTNNVQTRVTRLFSKALNPPPPIGEVMGGKELSSAEKLSQQNERTPLASLYGAIQGLSELGAEVIKVFIIPRVKWIGDRIESNIDAPVNADKLAAGHIKHLLVKVLPPVIKTVRNPPDQIDDYRRDFGYLGTTLYNIVSKNRMTPSTTPSTTSGGTTPTTPSATPLSVTVVASTPNIVPPPPTPTFQRQTSFPAAVTSGRTVVVNPSTPPIGRALASVAASAVQSPAQKYVILTQKPPAAVQQQQQQPTAPVSMVPKPIYIGQGNAPPPPELDDLSHLA, encoded by the exons ATGGGGTCGATCGGCGAGGGGGGCGGCGGCAGCGGCGTGTCGAGCTCGTCGGGCATGTCGTGCCTCTCCGCCGAGAGCATCAAAGTGATGGGGGAGGGCAGTGGCGCGCCGGCCCTCGGCGACGAAGCGGCTCGCGAGCTGGCCGAGGACGTGTCTTTCAAAGTGCGCGCGGTGCTGCAGGACGCACTCCACTTCATGCACCACGCCCGCCGCCAGCGCTGTCTGCCCGACGACATCAACCACGCTCTCCGACTCCGCAACATCGAG CCGCAGTATGGATTCGTTCAAAAAGATTTCACGCCCTTCCGTTTCGCTTCGGGCGGTGGCCGAGAGCTGCACTTCATGGAAGAGAAAGAGCTGGATCTGAACGAAATATTATCGAGTGCAGCACCGAAAATTCCATTGGACGTGTCGTTACGAGCTCATTGGCTTTGCGTCGACGGCGTGCAGCCGACAGTGCCTGAAAATCCACCTCCAAACAACAAAGACTTGCAAAAACTCGAATCCGTCGATCCACTCACTAAACTCACAAAGACTAATGACAAGGACGCCGCcg GTAAACCTGGAAGTGGTAAAATGCACAAATTGAAGAACGTGGAAACAGTCCACGTAAAACAGTTGGCAACTCACGAATTGAGCGTAGAACAGCAACTATACTACAAGGAAATAACCGAAGCTTGTGTCGGATCTGACGAAGCCAAAAGAGCT GAAGCACTCCAATCCTTGGCGTGCGATCCCGGTCTTCACGAGATGCTTCCGAGAATGTGCACTTTCATTTCGGAAGGCGTTAAAGTAAACGTTGTGCAAAACAATCTCGCTCTACTCATATATCTTATGAGAATGGTGAAAGCGCTATTAGACAATCAATCACTGTAcctagaaaaatat CTGCATGAATTGATCCCGTCAGTTTCGACGTGTATTGTTTCTCGACAACTTTGCATGCGACCTGAAATGGATAACCATTGGGCTTTGAGAGACTTTGCATCCAGACTCATGGCTCAAATTTGCAAAAACTTCAACACGTCGACGAACAATGTTCAAACTAGAGTTACAAG ATTGTTCAGCAAGGCTTTGAATCCGCCGCCACCAATCGGAGAGGTGATGGGAGGAAAGGAACTGTCTAGTGCTGAAAAACTGTCCCAGCAAAATGAAAGAACGCCACTGGCATCGCTCTACGGTGCTATACAAGGTCTTTCCGAACTCGGCGCTGAAGTCATCAAG GTGTTTATAATTCCACGGGTGAAATGGATCGGCGACAGAATCGAATCGAACATAGACGCGCCTGTCAACGCTGACAAGTTGGCGGCGGGTCATATTAAACATCTGTTGGTGAAAGTCCTACCACCTGTGATTAAAACCGTACGAAATCCGCCTGACCAAATTGACGATTATAG acGAGACTTTGGCTATTTGGGGACGACCTTGTACAATATTGTATCTAAGAATCGAATGACACCATCCACTACGCCGAGCACGACGAGTGGAGGCACCACTCCGACGACACCTTCAGCGACTCCTCTCTCCGTAACAGTGGTGGCTTCGACGCCAAACATTGTACCACCTCCTCCGACGCCGACGTTTCAGCGACAGACTTCATTCCCTGCAG CTGTAACTTCGGGTAGGACGGTTGTCGTGAACCCTTCGACTCCGCCGATCGGCAGAGCGCTCGCTTCGGTCGCCGCCAGCGCTGTCCAATCTCCGGCGCAGAAGTATGTCATACTCACTCAAAAACCACCTGCTGCTGTTcagcaacagcaacaacaaCCGACT gCTCCTGTGTCGATGGTGCCGAAGCCAATTTACATCGGACAAGGCAATGCACCGCCTCCTCCCGAGTTGGATGATTTATCTCACCTGGCGTAG
- the IleRS gene encoding isoleucyl-tRNA synthetase translates to MAGHVERVPESIEFPKEEERILEYWKKIDAFRTCLKQSKGKPRYSFYDGPPFATGLPHYGHILAGTIKDIVTRYAHQQGFYVERRFGWDCHGLPVEFEIDKLLGIKGPEDVAKMGIDKYNAECRKIVMRYSDSWEQIVTRMGRWIDFQNDYKTLYPWFMESIWWVFKELYNKGLVYQGVKVMPYSTACNTPLSNFESGENYKEVVDPAVVVTFPLEDGSSMLAWTTTPWTLPSNMALCVNPKLTYVKIMETKTENVYILQENRLEATFKTEDQYKILEKFFGIKLKGLKYKPLFDYFTDQSAKGAFQVLVDSYVTDNSGTGVVHQAPYFGEDDFRVCLAAGIITRDQEAICPVDASGKFTLPVTDFVGQYVKDADKNIIAVLKAKGRLLQSGQVKHSYPFCWRSDTPLIYKAVPSWFVRVEHMSQNLLESSGSTYWVPEFVKEKRFGNWLRDARDWAISRNRYWGTPIPLWISQDGKEIVCVGSIEELCKLTGEKVTDIHRESIDNLTIPSSRPGQPPLRRINEVFDCWFESGSMPYAQQHYPFENVKEFDEYFPADFIAEGIDQTRGWFYTLLVISTALFKKPPFKNLIANGLVLASDGQKMSKSKKNYPDPLEVVKKYGADALRLYLINSPVVRAENLRFKEDGVRDVIKDVFLPWYNAYRFLMQNIERIVQEDKINYVYDPKLAFTTYKSDNIMDKWILSFTESLSLFVKTEMKAYRLYTVIPRLTKFISNLTNWYVRMNRKRLKGETDEKDCRIALDTLCGVLMSMISLMAPFTPFLTELMYQTLSKITVDRGEESIHYTMMPSPRLELVDVDIERAVQRMQNTIELGRVVRDRKNIPMKYPLPELVIIHQDPNYLSDILSLEKYVLEEMNVRKITVSTDKVKYGISLRAEPDHKTLGARLKGDFKAVTQAIKALSDDQVQAVISKGYLETTGHQIDLSEIRLIFQSTGASDKYEAHSDNDVLILLDILPDQEMMDVGIAREIINRVQKLRKKAHLVPTDEIDVYYSVSDLKSEIQRVASSHNKFIETSLKATFNQSKKGDDLKNVVIEEVVELKDVKLNLIITSKNVVPAAVVGDAKPALPWANVALLNLKPRYGAVSSDGMVLLKDFKGNAVTLDNLLQEITILFGLYGMKFDLWCDNKCLTNADLQSVAGKTIVVSPTPPGEGIDVKSSPNCKFVNKNVNGKDVTHILENPSRCPI, encoded by the exons ATGGCGGGCCACGTGGAGCGTGTGCCTGAAAGCATCGAGTTTCCCAAAGAAGAAGAACGTATCCTCGAGTATTGGAAAAAGATTGATGCTTTTCGCACATGCCTCAAACAATCCAAAGGAAAACCCAG ATATTCATTTTATGATGGTCCTCCGTTCGCTACTGGCTTACCTCATTATGGTCATATCTTAGCCGGTACAATCAAAGATATCGTCACTAGATATGCTCATCAACAG GGATTTTATGTGGAGCGGAGGTTCGGTTGGGATTGCCACGGTCTTCCCGTCGAGTTTGAGATCGATAAGCTTTTAGGAATCAAAGGGCCTGAGGATGTTGCTAAAATGggcatcgataaatataatgcaGAGTGTCGAAAAATAGTCATGAGATATTCAGACAGCTGGGAGCAGATTGTTACTAGAATGGGAAGATGGATCG atTTCCAAAATGATTATAAAACTCTGTATCCCTGGTTTATGGAATCTATTTGGTGGGTTTTTAAAGAGCTGTATAATAAAGGGCTCGTGTATCAAGGAGTTAAAGTTATGCCGTATTCCACTGCTTGCAATACTCCATTGTCTAATTTTGAATCGGGTGAAAATTATAAAGAGGTTGTTGATCCAGCTGTGGTGGTCACTTTTCCTTTGGAAGACGGAAGCTCAATGTTGGCTTGGACGACAACACCGTGGACTCTTCCTAGTAATATGGCACTTTGCGTTAATCCGAAACTAACCTATGTTAAAATCATGGAAACGAAAActgaaaatgtatacatactgcAAGAGAATAGGTTGGAGGCTACGTTTAAAACTGAAGATCAGTACAAAATTCTAGAAAAATTCTTCGGAATAAAATTGAAAGGTTTAAAGTACAAACCACTGTTCGACTACTTCACCGACCAATCAGCAAAAGGTGCTTTTCAAGTTTTGGTCGACAGTTATGTCACGGATAATTCCGGAACAGGTGTTGTCCATCAAGCGCCATACTTTGGAGAGGACGATTTCAGAGTTTGCTTAGCTGCCGGAATCATCACTAGAGACCAAGAAGCAATATGCCCGGTAGATGCTAGCGGGAAATTCACATTGCCGGTGACTGACTTTGTCGGTCAATACGTTAAGGATGCAGATAAGAACATAATAGCTGTTTTAAAAGCGAAAGGTCGGTTGCTACAAAGCGGCCAAGTCAAACATAGCTATCCGTTCTGTTGGAGGTCGGATACGCCGCTTATTTACAAAGCGGTTCCTTCTTGGTTTGTCCGAGTCGAGCACATGTCCCAAAATTTATTAGAAAGCAGTGGATCCACTTATTGGGTGCCGGAATTTGTAAAAGAAAAACGATTTGGGAATTGGTTAAGGGATGCTAGAGATTGGGCAATCAGTAGAAACAGGTATTGGGGAACGCCTATTCCCTTATGGATATCACAAGACGGAAAAGAAATCGTTTGCGTGGGAAGTATTGAAGAACTGTGTAAGCTCACCGGTGAAAAGGTCACCGACATTCACCGAGAGAGCATCGATAATTTGACAATACCGTCAAGTCGACCTGGTCAACCTCCGCTACGGAGAATAAACGAAGTCTTCGATTGTTGGTTCGAGTCCGGCTCTATGCCTTACGCACAGCAGCATTATCCATTCGAAAACGTTAAAGAATTCGACGAATACTTTCCTGCTGACTTCATAGCGGAAGGTATCGATCAGACGAGAGGATGGTTCTACACGTTATTGGTGATATCAACGGCCCTATTTAAAAAGCCACCGTTTAAAAACCTCATCGCTAATGGCTTGGTGCTTGCTTCAGACGGTCAGAAAATGTCAAAGAGTAAAAAGAATTATCCAGATCCGTTGGAGGTGGTGAAAAAATACGGCGCCGACGCTTTGAGGTTATATTTGATCAATTCACCGGTCGTGCGAGCAGAAAATCTTCGATTTAAAGAGGACGGCGTGCGAGATGTCATCAAAGACGTCTTCCTACCTTGGTACAACGCGTACAGATTCCTGATGCAGAATATAGAGCGAATAGTTCAAGAAGATAAAATCAATTACGTTTACGATCCAAAATTAGCGTTCACCACGTACAAATCCGACAATATCATGGATAAATGGATACTATCATTCACGGAATCGCTTTCACTGTTTGTTAAAACTGAAATGAAAGCGTATAGATTGTACACGGTCATTCCGCGTTTGACCAAGTTCATTTCAAATTTGACTAATTGGTACGTGCGGATGAATCGCAAGAGGTTGAAAGGCGAAACGGACGAGAAAGATTGCAGAATAGCTTTGGATACTTTATGCGGCGTACTTATGAGTATGATCAGTTTGATGGCGCCGTTCACGCCATTCCTCACCGAGCTCATGTATCAGACTTTGAGCAAGATCACGGTCGACAGAGGCGAGGAAAGCATTCATTATACGATGATGCCGAGCCCTCGGCTCGAATTAGTCGACGTCGATATCGAAAGAGCGGTGCAACGGATGCAAAACACCATTGAATTAGGAAGGGTGGTGCGCGATAGGAAAAACATTCCTATGAAATATCCACTGCCCGAACTGGTCATCATTCATCAAGATCCTAATTACTTGTCGGACATACTTTCATTAGAAAAGTACGTTTTGGAAGAGATGAATGTTAGAAAAATCACTGTGAGCACTGATAAAGTTAAATACGGTATATCTTTGAGAGCTGAACCGGATCATAAGACGTTGGGCGCTAGACTTAAAGGCGATTTTAAAGCCGTCACTCAGGCTATTAAAGCGTTGAGCGACGACCAGGTTCAAGCTGTAATTTCCAAAGGATATTTAGAGACGACAGGACATCAAATAGATTTGTCGGAAATAAGACTCATATTCCAGTCTACAGGTGCTAGTGATAAGTACGAAGCTCACAGCGACAATGATGTGCTGATTCTATTAGATATTTTGCCCGATCAGGAGATGATGGATGTGGGTATCGCTCGCGAGATAATAAACAGAGTGCAGAAGCTCAGGAAGAAGGCTCACTTAGTGCCGACGGATGAAATCGATGTGTATTATTCGGTGAGCGATTTGAAGAGTGAGATACAGCGCGTTGCATCGTCGCACAACAAATTCATCGAAACTTCATTAAAAGCTACTTTCAATCAGTCGAAAAAAGGCGATGATTTAAAGAACGTCGTAATCGAGGAAGTCGTCGAATTGAAagatgttaaattaaatttgatcatTACGTCTAAGAATGTTGTTCCGGCTGCCGTAGTCGGTGATGCTAAGCCAGCATTGCCTTGGGCTAATGTTGCGTTGCTGAACTTGAAACCGAGGTACGGTGCCGTGTCTTCAGATGGTATGGTGCTATTGAAAGACTTCAAAGGCAATGCTGTAACGCTTGATAATCTATTACAAGAAATCACCATACTGTTTGGATTGTACGGAATGAAATTTGATCTGTGGTGTGACAATAAATGCTTGACGAATGCCGATTTGCAATCCGTCGCTGGTAAAACTATTGTCGTATCACCGACGCCGCCAGGTGAAGGCATCGATGTGAAATCATCGCCGAATTGTAAATTCGTCAACAAAAACGTCAATGGAAAAGATGTGACGCACATTTTGGAGAATCCTAGCCGATGTCCAATTTAA